Proteins encoded by one window of Syntrophales bacterium:
- the infB gene encoding translation initiation factor IF-2: MSRKRVYELAKELGIDSKELIARMEKLGMIVRSHSSTLEDSEVERIKREFAKGGPGEVVEERIKSTVIRRRFVKAAVEEVREQPVSFTGEEKREEKMEVVAAPKKESIQQVRVAVKEEQEEVLEALKHVEPQKQVEPSLRKVTPPESTKHEESAVPEVPVHIVNEESFVSLSPEEQLTEVSAKDFVIGEEESEQISAAVIQETEIEEKPVKLKEAEEVEEITSPVKEDRVAGLKLVKEGSSVAEKKLPKVELEKEKKKGKKPIEIIISEPPPKKKLLVKKVFDRRERFEDLVDYEERPIKWKEAKKEITKVQKPLITVPKPIKRRFKMGETITVGDLAKKMGVKASEVIGKLMNLGLMITINQVVDFDTASLIASEFGYQVESAESELEETLLQRDTEPRNLKPRAPVVTIMGHVDHGKTSLLDAIRQTNVIEGEAGGITQAIGAYHVKVKDREIVFLDTPGHEAFTAMRARGAQVTDIVVLVVAADDGVMEQTVEAINHAKAAGVPIIVAINKIDKPNANPEKIKQALTEYNLVPEEWGGDTIYCEVSAKYRVNIEELLELILLQADIMELKADPDRSARGVVIESKLDKGRGPVATVLIQEGTLREGDNFVCKTEYGRVRAMINDQGRRVKEAGPSMPVEVIGFSRVPPVGAEFLCVEDDKKAKQIAEYWMRKEREKELYATSKITLEQLYQKIKEGVKDFNVIVKGDVQGSVEAITEALNRLSTSDVKIKIIHSSTGTVTETDVMLASAANAIIIGFNVRPDSRVMELAEQEGVEIKLYDVIYNLISDVKAAMEGLLEPIYQDVVLGRAEVRQLFRISKVGTVAGCYVSEGKIVRSANVRLIRDGVVIYDGRIGSLKRLKDDVREVLAGFECGVSIENFQDLKVGDIIEVYTKERVERKL, from the coding sequence ATGTCCAGAAAAAGAGTTTACGAACTGGCAAAAGAACTGGGAATAGATAGTAAGGAACTCATCGCTCGGATGGAGAAACTGGGGATGATTGTGAGGTCACACTCCAGTACCCTTGAGGATAGTGAGGTGGAAAGGATTAAACGGGAGTTCGCAAAAGGTGGACCAGGTGAGGTTGTGGAAGAGCGTATAAAATCTACTGTGATAAGAAGAAGGTTCGTTAAAGCGGCAGTTGAGGAAGTCCGAGAGCAACCTGTATCGTTTACTGGAGAAGAAAAGAGAGAAGAAAAGATGGAGGTGGTGGCTGCTCCTAAAAAAGAGTCAATACAGCAGGTCCGCGTAGCCGTGAAGGAAGAACAAGAGGAGGTTTTGGAAGCACTAAAGCATGTAGAACCTCAGAAACAAGTAGAGCCTTCATTGAGAAAGGTTACGCCACCGGAATCTACAAAGCATGAAGAATCTGCGGTTCCCGAAGTGCCAGTGCATATAGTGAACGAGGAGAGTTTTGTCTCGCTTTCTCCAGAGGAACAGCTCACAGAGGTTAGTGCGAAGGATTTTGTTATCGGAGAAGAAGAATCGGAACAAATTTCAGCGGCAGTTATTCAAGAAACAGAAATTGAGGAGAAGCCCGTTAAGTTAAAGGAAGCAGAAGAAGTTGAAGAAATAACATCTCCCGTGAAGGAAGATAGAGTAGCAGGTTTGAAGCTGGTTAAGGAGGGATCTTCAGTAGCAGAGAAAAAACTCCCAAAGGTGGAGTTGGAAAAGGAGAAAAAGAAAGGAAAAAAGCCAATAGAGATAATAATATCTGAACCGCCGCCGAAGAAAAAGTTATTGGTAAAGAAGGTTTTTGACCGTAGGGAACGCTTCGAAGATTTGGTGGATTATGAGGAAAGGCCTATAAAATGGAAGGAAGCTAAAAAAGAGATTACAAAAGTCCAAAAACCGTTGATTACCGTTCCCAAACCCATTAAGCGACGTTTTAAGATGGGTGAGACAATAACTGTCGGCGATCTTGCAAAGAAAATGGGTGTTAAAGCCAGTGAGGTAATAGGGAAGCTGATGAATCTCGGACTGATGATAACGATAAACCAGGTGGTGGATTTCGATACTGCTTCTCTTATAGCCTCTGAATTTGGTTACCAGGTGGAATCCGCTGAATCCGAACTGGAAGAAACGTTGCTCCAGAGGGATACAGAGCCTAGAAATCTAAAACCAAGAGCACCTGTGGTGACCATAATGGGCCATGTAGACCATGGTAAGACCTCGCTACTTGATGCAATCAGACAGACAAATGTCATTGAAGGTGAAGCGGGAGGAATTACACAGGCTATTGGTGCCTATCACGTTAAGGTGAAAGACAGAGAAATTGTATTTCTCGATACCCCTGGGCATGAGGCATTCACGGCCATGAGAGCCCGAGGTGCCCAGGTCACCGATATAGTTGTACTTGTTGTTGCAGCAGATGATGGAGTAATGGAACAAACGGTAGAGGCTATCAATCATGCGAAGGCCGCAGGTGTCCCTATAATTGTGGCAATAAACAAGATTGACAAACCGAATGCCAATCCGGAGAAGATTAAACAGGCATTGACGGAGTATAATCTTGTGCCTGAGGAGTGGGGTGGTGATACGATCTATTGCGAAGTTTCAGCGAAATACCGTGTCAACATCGAGGAGCTACTGGAATTGATTCTCCTACAGGCCGATATAATGGAGCTGAAAGCCGATCCTGACCGCTCTGCCCGGGGTGTTGTAATAGAGTCCAAGCTGGATAAAGGACGCGGACCTGTTGCGACTGTGCTCATTCAGGAAGGCACGTTGAGGGAAGGAGACAATTTCGTTTGTAAAACAGAATACGGTCGTGTCAGGGCTATGATAAACGATCAGGGCAGGAGAGTAAAAGAGGCAGGCCCTTCAATGCCGGTGGAGGTTATTGGTTTTTCTCGTGTGCCTCCCGTTGGTGCGGAGTTTCTCTGTGTTGAGGATGATAAGAAGGCCAAGCAGATTGCGGAATACTGGATGCGTAAGGAAAGGGAAAAGGAGTTGTATGCCACTTCAAAGATAACTCTGGAGCAACTCTATCAGAAGATAAAAGAAGGGGTAAAAGATTTCAATGTTATCGTTAAGGGTGATGTTCAGGGTTCCGTTGAGGCTATTACAGAGGCTTTGAACAGATTGAGTACCTCTGATGTGAAGATAAAGATCATCCACAGTTCCACAGGGACAGTTACGGAAACGGATGTTATGCTAGCATCCGCAGCCAATGCCATAATCATCGGTTTTAATGTGCGGCCAGACAGTAGGGTAATGGAATTGGCGGAGCAGGAGGGTGTGGAGATAAAGCTGTACGATGTAATCTATAACCTAATTTCTGACGTTAAGGCAGCGATGGAAGGTTTACTTGAACCAATCTATCAGGATGTGGTTCTGGGTAGGGCTGAGGTCCGTCAGCTTTTTCGTATTTCAAAGGTAGGTACCGTAGCTGGATGTTATGTTTCTGAGGGGAAGATTGTGCGAAGCGCAAATGTGCGTTTAATAAGGGATGGGGTGGTCATTTACGATGGACGTATTGGTTCTTTGAAGAGGTTGAAGGATGATGTTCGGGAGGTATTGGCAGGTTTTGAATGTGGGGTCAGTATTGAGAATTTTCAGGATCTCAAAGTGGGTGACATAATAGAGGTTTACACGAAGGAACGGGTAGAACGCAAGCTTTGA
- a CDS encoding bifunctional oligoribonuclease/PAP phosphatase NrnA yields MIQKIAECIHQGTRFLITSHVRLDGDALGSELALYHFLKRKGKQVVVFNEDPTPANYRFLPGSEVIVNEIEGVDGFDVLFVLDCGDLRRVGRLAKKIGNDITIVNIDHHVSNGGFCQISWVDPSASSTGELILKLIMGMGGTVTEEIATNIYTAILTDTGGFRYGNTTSEVFKAVSFLVEKGANPQFIAQRVYESHPLEKLLLLAKVVQTLEFALNGKVGMMLVRQKDFEETGALPELTEGFVDLPRTVDSVVVSVLFTELSVNEFKVSLRSKDMYDVESVARIFGGGGHLNAAACRIVGSYEYVRGELLKHLTGIITQ; encoded by the coding sequence ATGATTCAGAAGATAGCTGAGTGTATTCACCAAGGTACCAGATTTCTTATTACTTCCCATGTAAGACTTGATGGTGATGCTTTGGGTTCGGAGCTAGCCCTTTACCATTTTCTTAAACGAAAGGGCAAGCAGGTAGTTGTTTTCAATGAGGATCCCACCCCGGCTAATTATCGATTTCTTCCTGGCTCGGAAGTGATCGTAAATGAGATTGAAGGTGTGGATGGGTTTGATGTTTTGTTTGTCCTCGACTGTGGTGATCTCAGAAGAGTGGGTCGATTAGCGAAAAAAATAGGAAATGATATCACTATTGTAAACATCGATCACCATGTGTCCAACGGTGGTTTCTGTCAAATTTCATGGGTGGATCCTTCAGCGAGTTCAACAGGAGAGTTAATTTTGAAACTTATCATGGGGATGGGTGGTACTGTTACTGAAGAGATTGCCACAAATATTTATACAGCGATTCTGACAGATACAGGAGGATTTCGCTACGGAAATACCACAAGTGAAGTTTTTAAAGCGGTGAGTTTCTTAGTTGAAAAGGGAGCTAACCCTCAATTTATAGCACAGCGTGTTTATGAGAGTCATCCCTTGGAGAAACTACTTTTATTGGCTAAGGTGGTTCAGACACTTGAGTTTGCCCTGAATGGAAAAGTAGGAATGATGTTGGTGAGACAAAAGGATTTTGAAGAAACGGGAGCTTTACCTGAACTTACAGAGGGTTTTGTGGATCTCCCGAGAACTGTAGATAGTGTTGTAGTCTCGGTGCTCTTCACAGAGTTATCCGTAAATGAGTTTAAAGTAAGTTTGCGTTCGAAAGACATGTATGATGTTGAAAGTGTGGCCCGGATATTCGGTGGGGGAGGACATTTGAATGCTGCAGCGTGCAGGATAGTGGGATCCTATGAATATGTTCGAGGGGAACTCCTAAAACACCTAACAGGTATCATTACACAGTAA
- the nusA gene encoding transcription termination factor NusA, whose product MFPELKRLIDQMSKDRGLEKSVIIEALEVAMVKAAKQKLGPKADVEAHYNEELGEIEVFLFKTVEEKVTDPDRQISLEEARTLDEGAMPGDSLGIKLDAGTFGRIAAQVAKQIIIQKVKDAEKESIYEEFKDRKGTLVSGFVQRFEGGNIVVNIGRAEGVIPVSEQIYRETYRRGERIRAYVFDVKDKTAKGPQILLSRTHPGFLKALFELEVPEIAEGLIEIVSVAREPGRRAKVAVRSKDKDVDPVGACVGMRGTRVQNIVQELRGEKIDIVPYSIDPAKYVCAALSPARVSRVLIDNESKAMEVIVPDDQLSLAIGKNGQNVRLAVKLTGWKIDVKSESMAGEKEDSMTALLKIPEMDEEMAECLIEAGVKSVAMVATSDIDMLTSITGVDEERAGRWIEGAWKIIEGQQGSKKVKERIT is encoded by the coding sequence ATGTTTCCCGAGTTAAAGCGTTTGATTGACCAGATGAGTAAGGATCGTGGTTTGGAAAAATCCGTTATTATTGAGGCTCTTGAAGTTGCTATGGTTAAAGCAGCCAAGCAGAAACTAGGACCAAAGGCGGACGTAGAGGCTCATTACAATGAGGAGTTAGGTGAGATAGAAGTTTTTCTCTTTAAAACGGTGGAGGAGAAGGTAACGGATCCTGATCGCCAGATTTCACTGGAAGAAGCTCGAACACTTGACGAAGGAGCTATGCCAGGAGACAGCCTTGGTATAAAGTTGGATGCGGGAACATTTGGGAGGATCGCCGCGCAGGTGGCTAAGCAGATAATCATTCAGAAAGTGAAAGATGCAGAGAAGGAGAGCATTTACGAGGAGTTTAAGGATAGGAAGGGTACCCTGGTTAGTGGTTTCGTGCAGCGATTTGAGGGAGGGAATATAGTGGTGAACATCGGTAGGGCCGAAGGGGTAATTCCTGTGTCGGAGCAGATTTATCGGGAAACGTATAGAAGAGGCGAAAGAATAAGGGCATATGTATTTGACGTTAAGGATAAGACGGCAAAAGGTCCTCAAATTCTACTTTCCCGAACGCACCCCGGTTTCCTGAAAGCCCTTTTTGAACTTGAGGTACCTGAGATAGCGGAGGGTCTGATAGAAATTGTAAGCGTAGCTAGAGAACCTGGAAGAAGGGCCAAAGTGGCAGTAAGGAGTAAGGATAAGGATGTAGATCCTGTGGGTGCCTGTGTTGGAATGAGGGGGACACGCGTTCAAAATATTGTGCAGGAACTTCGGGGTGAGAAGATAGATATAGTGCCTTACAGTATTGATCCTGCAAAATACGTGTGTGCCGCTCTCTCTCCTGCTAGAGTGAGTAGAGTATTGATAGATAATGAGAGTAAGGCAATGGAGGTTATAGTTCCCGATGATCAGCTTTCTCTTGCTATAGGAAAAAATGGACAGAATGTCCGTCTAGCTGTCAAGCTTACGGGTTGGAAGATAGATGTGAAAAGCGAATCCATGGCAGGAGAAAAGGAAGATAGTATGACGGCTTTGTTGAAGATCCCCGAAATGGACGAAGAAATGGCAGAATGTCTCATTGAAGCAGGTGTGAAAAGCGTGGCTATGGTTGCAACATCTGACATTGATATGTTAACTTCGATTACAGGAGTTGATGAGGAAAGAGCTGGAAGATGGATAGAAGGAGCGTGGAAAATAATTGAGGGACAGCAAGGTTCAAAAAAGGTCAAGGAGCGGATCACCTAA
- the truB gene encoding tRNA pseudouridine(55) synthase TruB produces MNGVVVVDKPEGKTSHDTVQLVRRILGVKKAGHMGTLDPLATGVLVVGLNEGTKLTPFLMDQEKVYRATVLLGVETDSWDIEGKVLERKNPHVSEEEILDVLMRFVGRVQQKPPAFSAVKFRGKALYRWARRGIRVEVPPRWVTIKEIKLDEVNLPYVTITVTCSSGTYLRTLSFDIGRALGCGGCLYNLRRLRSGNFIDSMAVPPDDRNALVENVVSLSDALYHLRSVKLGEEDVWVVRNGVELPFDKLCYCDISFIKAGDVLKFINYSNKLVAVVRYILPQGERQPLGGGYFKILRVFHDS; encoded by the coding sequence ATGAATGGTGTAGTTGTCGTTGACAAACCAGAGGGGAAAACGTCCCATGACACCGTTCAGCTTGTGAGGAGAATTCTCGGTGTGAAAAAGGCGGGTCATATGGGAACATTGGATCCTCTGGCGACGGGTGTTCTTGTGGTTGGTCTGAACGAGGGGACAAAATTGACTCCTTTTCTTATGGATCAGGAGAAGGTTTACAGAGCAACGGTCCTCCTTGGTGTAGAAACGGATAGCTGGGATATTGAAGGTAAAGTATTGGAGCGGAAAAACCCTCATGTTTCGGAGGAGGAAATTCTGGATGTTTTGATGCGTTTTGTGGGTAGGGTTCAGCAAAAACCACCAGCATTTTCTGCAGTTAAGTTCAGGGGAAAAGCTCTTTACAGATGGGCGAGGCGGGGTATCAGAGTGGAGGTGCCTCCTCGTTGGGTAACGATTAAAGAAATCAAACTAGATGAGGTAAATTTACCGTATGTAACAATAACAGTGACGTGCTCATCAGGAACATACCTTCGTACTTTAAGTTTTGACATAGGTCGTGCTCTGGGATGTGGAGGTTGTCTATACAACCTCAGAAGATTACGTAGCGGGAATTTTATAGATTCCATGGCTGTCCCCCCGGATGATCGGAATGCTTTAGTTGAGAATGTGGTGTCCCTTTCTGATGCTTTGTACCATTTAAGATCGGTGAAACTTGGCGAGGAAGATGTGTGGGTGGTGAGAAACGGTGTTGAACTGCCTTTTGACAAATTGTGCTATTGTGATATTTCTTTCATAAAAGCGGGAGATGTGTTAAAATTTATAAATTATAGTAACAAATTAGTGGCGGTTGTCCGGTACATTCTTCCTCAGGGTGAGAGGCAGCCACTCGGAGGGGGTTACTTTAAGATATTACGAGTGTTTCACGACAGTTGA
- the hisD gene encoding histidinol dehydrogenase — protein sequence MKLIKTDSSDFGVFFRALVERRDIIFGDVLSQVEEIVREVAVKGDAALFDYTLRFEGHYIDSRSVLCSKEELNYLASRLSTEDREILELAASRIRKYHCHQVEKNWVYEDDGILLGQRIVPLNRVGIYVPGGLASYPSTLLMAAIPARVAGVNEIIVCSPVRGEEVDPYVAYAALLVEVDAFFKVGGAQAVAAMAFGTESIPRVDKIVGPGNVYVAAAKKVVFGAVDIDSIAGPSEVLIIGDGTSPPSYAAADLIAQAEHDERACAVLLTPSEAYAMDVLKEVKRQLESLKCDVARRSLERYGALIVTRDLTEAMALANDFAPEHLELLVDHPEELLSCVRSAGAVFLGSWTPEVLGDYLAGPNHILPTAGSARFSSPLGVYDFVKRISVLSFSENAFRMYGPKAERFAKIEGLSGHAGAAKVRLCGKNLDK from the coding sequence GTGAAACTTATAAAAACTGATAGTTCGGACTTCGGGGTTTTCTTCAGGGCTTTAGTGGAAAGACGCGATATAATCTTCGGTGATGTTTTGTCCCAGGTTGAAGAAATCGTAAGGGAGGTGGCGGTCAAAGGTGATGCTGCGCTATTTGATTACACCTTGAGGTTCGAGGGGCACTATATTGATTCCCGTAGTGTTCTTTGCTCCAAGGAGGAACTCAACTACTTGGCGTCCCGGCTGTCAACGGAAGACAGAGAGATTTTGGAGCTGGCAGCAAGTAGGATAAGAAAGTATCACTGCCATCAGGTTGAGAAAAACTGGGTTTACGAAGATGATGGAATCCTTTTAGGTCAGAGAATTGTTCCCCTTAACAGGGTAGGGATTTATGTACCCGGGGGGCTTGCGTCTTACCCATCGACACTCCTAATGGCGGCAATACCTGCACGTGTAGCGGGTGTGAATGAAATAATCGTATGTTCACCTGTGCGTGGGGAAGAGGTTGATCCTTATGTAGCTTATGCCGCTCTGCTTGTGGAGGTGGATGCGTTCTTCAAGGTAGGTGGTGCTCAGGCTGTTGCTGCTATGGCTTTCGGTACGGAGTCGATCCCAAGGGTTGACAAGATTGTAGGTCCGGGAAATGTATATGTAGCGGCGGCAAAAAAGGTGGTCTTTGGGGCTGTAGACATCGATTCTATTGCTGGGCCTAGTGAGGTTTTGATCATTGGAGACGGTACATCACCACCGTCTTATGCCGCTGCTGATCTTATTGCACAGGCGGAACATGACGAAAGGGCATGTGCTGTTCTGCTAACCCCTTCTGAAGCATATGCGATGGATGTGTTGAAGGAGGTAAAAAGACAGCTGGAAAGTTTGAAATGTGATGTGGCGCGACGATCCCTAGAGAGGTACGGGGCATTGATAGTTACTAGGGATCTAACTGAAGCAATGGCACTTGCTAACGATTTCGCACCAGAGCATCTTGAGTTACTTGTGGACCATCCCGAGGAATTGCTTTCTTGTGTGAGAAGTGCCGGGGCTGTGTTTCTAGGTTCGTGGACGCCCGAAGTTTTGGGGGATTATCTGGCCGGTCCGAATCACATTTTACCAACGGCAGGTAGTGCTCGTTTTTCTTCACCACTCGGAGTTTACGATTTTGTCAAACGTATAAGTGTTCTTTCCTTTTCGGAAAACGCTTTTCGTATGTACGGACCGAAAGCGGAGAGATTTGCGAAAATTGAAGGTTTGAGTGGTCATGCAGGGGCTGCTAAGGTGAGACTTTGTGGGAAAAACCTTGACAAATGA
- the murA gene encoding UDP-N-acetylglucosamine 1-carboxyvinyltransferase, with product MEKIVIHGGTPLKGEVYNSGAKNAALPIVVSSLLAQGWHIFHRIPDLGDIRTIKKLLSTLGVKFEDCGGTLRVNSEDIISVEASYDLVRTMRASILVLGPLVARMGEARVSLPGGCAIGARPVNLHIKALQEMGAEVSLNDGYVEAKASRLKGANIYFDIPTVTGTENIMMAACLADGTTIIKNAAKEPEVVNLAQILKGMGARIFGEGTDVIRIDGVRSLHPVEGEVIPDRIEAGTFMIAAGITRGDIVIRDCEPSHHSALFAKLRDAGVKIEVWDKTVRAVGGDIYSVDIKTLPYPGFPTDLQAQFMALMCVGSGLSVITETVFENRFMHVCELMRMGADIVIQGNNAIVRGVNRLKGAPVMATDLRASACLVLAGLAAEGTTTVSRIYHLDRGYEALEIKFRSLGANIERVKE from the coding sequence ATGGAGAAGATTGTTATACACGGAGGTACCCCACTTAAAGGGGAAGTTTACAACAGTGGCGCAAAGAATGCAGCGTTACCCATAGTAGTTTCCTCTTTGCTAGCGCAAGGTTGGCATATTTTTCACCGGATACCTGACCTTGGGGATATACGTACCATTAAAAAACTCCTCTCCACTTTGGGAGTGAAATTTGAAGATTGTGGTGGGACGCTCAGAGTGAATAGTGAAGATATTATTTCTGTGGAAGCTTCTTACGATCTTGTGCGTACCATGCGGGCATCTATACTGGTACTAGGTCCCCTAGTTGCTCGAATGGGGGAGGCAAGGGTTTCCCTTCCGGGAGGGTGCGCTATAGGTGCGAGACCTGTGAATTTACATATAAAGGCCCTTCAGGAGATGGGGGCGGAAGTTTCCCTCAATGATGGGTATGTGGAGGCTAAGGCTAGTCGTTTAAAAGGTGCTAATATTTACTTTGATATACCGACGGTGACGGGGACGGAGAATATCATGATGGCTGCTTGCCTTGCGGATGGTACAACTATAATAAAAAATGCTGCAAAGGAACCAGAGGTAGTAAATCTCGCCCAAATTCTCAAAGGTATGGGTGCGAGGATCTTTGGTGAGGGTACAGATGTTATAAGGATTGATGGAGTGCGTTCCCTTCATCCCGTTGAAGGAGAAGTGATTCCGGATCGTATCGAAGCGGGAACGTTTATGATTGCAGCCGGTATAACTCGTGGTGATATAGTTATAAGGGATTGTGAGCCAAGTCACCATTCTGCCCTATTTGCAAAGCTTCGGGATGCCGGAGTGAAGATCGAGGTATGGGATAAAACGGTACGGGCAGTGGGTGGAGACATATACAGTGTTGACATAAAAACGTTACCTTACCCTGGCTTTCCCACTGATCTGCAGGCACAGTTTATGGCGCTCATGTGTGTGGGTTCCGGTTTGAGTGTGATAACGGAGACGGTCTTTGAGAACCGTTTTATGCACGTATGTGAGCTGATGAGAATGGGAGCTGACATAGTAATCCAAGGTAACAATGCGATTGTTCGAGGAGTCAATCGATTGAAAGGGGCACCAGTTATGGCGACAGATCTGAGGGCTTCCGCGTGTTTGGTCCTTGCAGGGCTAGCTGCGGAAGGGACTACCACAGTTTCTCGAATTTATCATCTTGATAGGGGCTATGAGGCACTTGAGATAAAATTTCGTTCGCTCGGAGCAAATATCGAGCGGGTCAAGGAATAG
- the rbfA gene encoding 30S ribosome-binding factor RbfA: MGTFRRAERVADRICEELSEILQREVGDPRVAMVTITGAKVSSDLRHARVFYVELGQDVCRPETQEAMRRATGFLRRQLGKRLQLRYVPELIFEVDKSFICGSRIEYLIREIHKSGHDSEDS, translated from the coding sequence TTGGGTACTTTTAGAAGAGCAGAGCGTGTAGCGGATCGCATATGCGAAGAGCTATCGGAAATACTACAACGTGAAGTGGGAGATCCACGAGTAGCGATGGTCACCATTACCGGGGCCAAGGTGAGCAGTGATCTCCGTCATGCGAGGGTGTTCTATGTTGAACTAGGTCAGGATGTATGCCGCCCGGAAACTCAGGAAGCAATGAGAAGAGCCACAGGTTTTTTGAGGAGGCAGCTGGGAAAACGTTTGCAGTTAAGATATGTGCCTGAACTCATTTTTGAAGTAGACAAATCGTTTATCTGTGGGAGCCGGATTGAGTATCTCATAAGAGAGATCCACAAAAGTGGTCATGATTCAGAAGATAGCTGA
- the rpsO gene encoding 30S ribosomal protein S15 — protein MLSQEKRKEIIANFQLHEKDTGSPEVQIALLSARIDYLTEHFKAHKKDHHSRRGLLKLVGQRRRLLDYLRRKDIERYRSLISRLGLRK, from the coding sequence GTGCTGAGTCAAGAGAAGAGAAAAGAGATTATCGCCAATTTTCAGCTTCACGAAAAAGACACAGGATCGCCTGAGGTACAAATAGCGTTGTTGAGTGCTAGGATTGATTATCTTACCGAACATTTCAAGGCACATAAGAAAGATCATCATTCACGGCGTGGGCTTTTGAAACTTGTTGGTCAGAGGAGGCGTCTTTTGGATTATTTAAGGAGGAAGGATATCGAACGGTACAGATCGTTGATTTCCCGTTTGGGATTAAGAAAATAG
- a CDS encoding DUF503 domain-containing protein, whose protein sequence is MVVGTGIIVLRITQARSLKEKRAILKKILKRTQNEFNISIAEIGDQDMWGRAQIGFSLVGNDRRLVDAKADHVLRFIESMDLAEILFSDLEIMNISKKVDLPSVEVLDKYEPPYGD, encoded by the coding sequence ATGGTTGTGGGCACCGGGATTATAGTCCTGAGAATTACTCAGGCAAGGTCTCTTAAGGAGAAGAGAGCAATTTTAAAGAAAATACTTAAAAGAACGCAAAACGAATTCAATATTTCCATTGCCGAAATAGGCGATCAAGATATGTGGGGAAGGGCGCAGATTGGGTTTTCTCTTGTGGGAAATGATAGGCGGTTAGTTGATGCAAAGGCAGATCATGTACTCAGATTCATTGAATCGATGGATTTAGCGGAGATTTTATTTTCAGATTTGGAGATAATGAACATTTCCAAGAAAGTGGATTTACCTTCGGTGGAAGTGTTGGATAAATATGAGCCACCCTATGGTGATTAA
- a CDS encoding ribosome maturation factor RimP, with protein MDNYSVKIQEIIEPVVEAQGMEIIQVECLRMKSRWLVRLYLDKENGSVSVDDCARISDLVGDILDVHDIPPGSYILEVSSPGVNRPLVRDKDFVRYQGQRVHVQTHVPVEGIRNFHGELVAYLDEPEGKILLVQVKDRAYRIPRSLVVKAHLEVVV; from the coding sequence ATGGATAACTACAGTGTGAAAATACAGGAGATTATTGAACCCGTTGTAGAAGCCCAGGGGATGGAGATAATTCAGGTTGAATGTTTGAGGATGAAATCCCGCTGGCTTGTGCGACTTTATCTTGATAAAGAAAACGGTTCTGTGAGTGTTGATGATTGTGCCAGGATAAGTGATCTTGTGGGAGATATCCTCGATGTGCACGATATACCCCCTGGATCGTACATCTTGGAGGTTTCTTCTCCAGGGGTTAACAGACCTCTTGTGCGCGATAAGGATTTTGTCCGTTATCAAGGACAAAGAGTTCACGTGCAGACTCATGTTCCAGTAGAGGGAATAAGAAATTTTCACGGGGAACTTGTGGCGTATCTTGATGAACCTGAGGGGAAGATTCTACTGGTACAGGTTAAGGATCGCGCGTATCGTATACCTAGGTCGTTAGTCGTAAAGGCCCATTTGGAAGTAGTGGTTTGA